GGAATAAGTTGCGGAGCTCCGTCGTTGTGTGGACTGACATTACTTCTACTACCTGTAGGGGTAGAAACAATGTTATTAGGCTTTTTCGGGATTACTGTAGAAATACATTGTGTGAAGTtttcatcataatcatcattaaaacTACCCAAATATAAGACCTCGGCTACAAAGCCCAAACTAGCGTGTTTATACTTTCCCGGACTTCAGAATCTTGCATCGATTTTTTGTCTGAAATCTACATTACTTTAACTTAGTTCAAGGGATCGTTTAAAGAACTCGCTAACTTTACAATGCCATAATTCTTTCTTCAAagttttgtattgtattattaGCTGGTCAGGAGATAGAAAGGATCCTTAACCCACCTTAACCCAAATATAAAGCTCCAGTACAACGGGCGGGGTCTTCGATACATAAGCAGCCATCAACGACATGTACCTCAAATCTGGTTCAGATACCAATATCTTATCAGTTTCAAAGTCCAGTACAGTGTTACTGATATTGAACAATCCTTCTAAATACTTCTTCCATATAGGAGAGGCTGTACCGTTGTTGCTTTCAACTACTGCATCAGTATGAGCTTGTATTTCATCCACTGTGTAATCAGGTATGATAAGATAGCCAGCATCATCTGAACTCTCGAGTTCTGATGTAGTATTGTCGGTTTCTagctgaaaatatttaaaatgtttgtaagtaTATCGTTTGATCACAAGTTATAAAAGGTGTCTTTTGTTTGGTATAATTTGGTTTCCTAACGATAAATCAGTTCCCCTAATCAAACGGTGAAATCTCATAAGCGTAAAAGGTAGGAATAAAAAAGTTTGACTAATCATGAAGAGATGAAAACATTGACCAGAAACTTAAAATATCTTATAGACAACTAGCCCATCAATAAAATTTCCATTATTCCTTCATAGCAGTAGGACAATGTTATTAATGTTAATACTTTAATAGCAGATCTACATAACGTGATAATCATGAAAGTAATTTCTTGTCATCGATTATTCTATAACACGTGAAACGTGTCACACGCGAATATTGAATTTATGATAAAGCAGTAcgtatttttcataattatgcGGTTTTGCTATATCATCATTATCTTTtcaatttatcattattttcgtatcagcatgagattcatttttataaagttcaCGATAAAAATTATACTAGTCTTTATGGTAAACACCATGTAACACCATAATATAAAATTGCAATTCACTTCAATTTTGAAACTTTTATAAATCATAAACTCAATGAGAACACCTTGAAATTATAGTTTTATACTTACATCGTATAAATCCCTGTTCGTTTCAAAATATTCACTTGCAGCTAATATAACATTCTGGTCTAATTCAATTTCACTTAATTTAGAACTTTTAAGTCCATCTGCTTCTAAAACGAACAGTTTCATAAGTTCTGCATAAAATATCTTTAGTATTTCTGCTACTTTCTCGTCTTCTTCGTCAGATTTACTACTTTTATGTTCCATTTTGGATAAAAAGTCTGTTGCTTCCTTTATATAACTTTTTAAGTCGTTGAAATGCCTTCTGTGGCGTTTTCTTTCGGTGTGTGTACTGAAACATCAATTAAGTTTATATTGTGTTGTAATGACAGATTTGTTACCCTTTCTCCCATCTCATACTCCTTTTCATATCTCTTACTATTCGCGTTTGTAGCAAGTCTCAGATCCTACCAATATTTAATTAGTACGAGAACCTCATCATTCACTACCTTTTATTTTACCAAATATCTTCAATGTTCTtgattttataatacaaaatatttacttaagttAAGTATGAAATACCTTTTTGGAAATACTGTACTTTCTTACCTCGGAAACGGATTAGTAGTTTCAGGAGATCCCATAATCAGTCTATAAACCGAAGAATTCTTCGGGTCCGTATAGATATCGAATCCTATGAGTACATCCATACCTATTTGCGTTTTCACCTTAATGACTGTCTCTAACCAGTCGAAGGTGTATGCTGAGTAGTCGAAATCCTCTGTCACATTTATAAACGTTGGGAATGGAGGGAGACCTAGTGATTCTAGGATGGTTATCACTGGTTTAAGTCCTCTTTTGTCTAGCTCTTCTGTAAGTTATGAAAGAAATGATTGTTATTAGTATCATTTACATtaagtgtaattttatttcgaATCACTCAAAGGGCTACTTTGTCGGCAAAAAATAGAACTTTGTTTTCGACAATGTATATTAACTTAACGGTGTCACGGAACTTTTAACAATGATATGACGAAAAAGCAAACATACAtagtttcaaaatcaaaaaattatgttctttattttcttttatcttcTGTAGTTTTCTACATATGTAAgtggaaataattaattttatacttaCTGGTATTCATACACGCCCTATACATATCCTTAGCCTGCAGCACAGGTTTGGGCTGATGACTACTATTCCTGTTGAGGAAGTCCCTCACTATGCTATACACCTTGGTTTGCTTGTCTCGGAACCAGTCGTAAGACCGATAGGCGTCAGGCCGTGGATGATCGGAACCCCAGTTACCGCAGACAAACTGAAGAAATAAGGAATTGTGACTATTTTTGGTTTGTGACGTGCAGTTAAATTGAAGTTAATTGGCTTGTTTGATGTTGGCGGTGACTGTTTCTTGGATGAGCTAGTTCTAAGGCAATTAACTATTCTGGACTGGTACAAAGACCCGTAGATTAATTGATCATTTATTGCTGTCCCCGTTTATGTTGACCACCTATTTTCAAGATCGGGAATGTGTTCAAAACCTAACTTTGAATCGAATATTAAGTACTTTTATAACAAGAAACATGGAAATATgcaatatataattaaaaaagtaGGTTTGATGTAAAAGTTATAAAAGCTTTAacagtgtgagaggaggcccgaGCCCAGCAGCAGGACAATAAAAAGGGCTGATGctgatgataatattattaaagttaCCTGATAGAAGTTCTCGCAAGGGTCCGCGTTGAGGTCCATGGACAACGCGAGATTGGCTGCAGAGCGCAGGCATTCTCTACTCCTGCATGTACGTACTGGCTTTCTATGTATTGCTAATGCAtctaaaatatagtaaaataataaccgTTATAACCTATACTCAGCTTAGGCAGCTGTTCTCTAAGGAAAccagcgcaggacatattatagagcACAAGCATTCGTGCTGACACGATGCACTCtatatttcttcactctcataccTCAATGGGATAAGAATCTGACGCGATCGGAGAGGGAtcatgtatatgtataaaatctTCTATCTTGGAAACCAGAACTTGGAAAACAGTTTGGAACCAGAACTTGGAAGAAAAcatgtaagaaaaatataagtatttctATAGGTCTGCTAAATTGTATGCTTAAATGAAAAGGGTTTAAGTAAGCTCAAAATAACCTACATTAATGTTTCATATATCAAAGTTTCTTCAACAAAACTGGATTATTAGTACAAAATATGCAGAGTACAAATTCTAGTAGTCAACTATTTCTAGACATTATCAAGCGTATGCTCGCGGTTTTTGCGcatttaatttacatataaagGTAGTTTGAATGATTTACAAAATGCACCAAATGCCTGCTGGTTATATAAGACTAGAtgtttttactttataaatattataatattctgaATGAGGAGTAAGCATGAAATGGCACGCAAGAGAGACTTACATTGTTCCCATATAATTTGTCTGGGTTGTTTTAATACTGGAAGATTGAGCTAAATTCCCTAAACTTTCAGATAAAATTCCTTATATGACTAGAGCTTTATTAAAAGTCACTAAAATGGCTATGTATAATTTTGGTTATTGTACCTATGTAGCCCTTTCAGCAACAAATGCTTCAAAATCTAAGGTTGCAGTACggacttaaaaattaaaaattatgcagCTATCAATGGACAGTAGTTGTACAGAAAAACCTTGAAAATTGCATAAttgaaaagataatttattgcGAAAAATGAAAGATTATTCACCACTTAAATAGCAGGTAAGTAGTCTGTAAGTACCTGCATATTTTTTACGGCCTAGAGTCTAGGCCCTAGACTATGATTAGCATTTACGTCTATTTAATGCAGGTAAGTACTATCTACTAAATGGATGCATCCGTTTTGCAGCACATGGATGACGCTCGTATCGTATTCAGTTCAGTACATTTCTGTCCTTGGCAATAGTAAAATAGAAACAATAGATTTAATTTACGTCATGTAATTTATATACTTGTGGTTTGTTTAAAAAGGTCGTAGGCAATTCGAAATTTATCGTAATTAGTagatattaattagttaaaaagatacttacataaaattgaaataattataaacgcTAGTAGTAAtaagataaatattattataatgactaGAAATGGTATTCTTTTCTTGTATTTTCTTCGGAACCTGAAAAGAAATAATCTCAATGAGTGAAAATATATTCGCATCTGATTAGTTCAGATTGTCTCTCATAATATGAATTAGATAAATACTGGTACAAAATATGACTTAAAACCGAGCGACAGATTATGTGAAAACGCTGttgaagataggtaggtaaaatTGTAAGGTTCAGTAATTCATATCTTAATCCATATTTAGAATGTTTTGTGAAGATTATAAACTCGTGTTACGATGTTGAATTTAGTCTAGTTGTATAAAAACTGACCTGGATGTTCTGGAGCCGACTGCTATTAAATATCCCGATTCTCTCAAATCATTGCCGTTTTTGAGAGGAGGGGTGTTTGGCTTGGCACTGCCTGCTCCTGCGAAATAATAAAGTTCAGTGTAAAACCAACGAAATACTTTGGCCTGCTGGGTGTATTTGATTTCCTCCTTCTATCTATATAAAATGGACTTCTAATTAAGAAGAACTACCGGAGATAACCACAAAACTGATGATACCTAATTATGCAAAAATCACATAAGTAACACAGATAACCTTTACCCACAAAAATGTCTGCAGTCCATATAAATATTCGATGCGATTCTGTATCCAGCAAAGTAATAAACATCCTAATATTTAGCACCTACACTTATtcagcataaaaaataaaactggaaCTGTAAACTAACAACCGTTGTAAGCGCATCGTAACACAAGACTGATCTCACAAGTCTATTGTTACATAGTTCCACCATAGATGAGATAAAATTCACGACAGTTTTCATAATTAACGCAATTCTATAGCGCAGTCTGCAACTGCTATTATCTACTGAAATACAGTAAATGGGAATTGTCAAAGTCATGTGTTAggtttgataattttattatgcaTTTACACATACGGAgttctatatgtatgtatattttaatagcCACAGtgcaatatatattatataggcGGGCATCGgagcatcggagagcacgtaaatgtcggtcctgcgcctgatctctctccggtcgtgtcggattaccgtcccatcgggctatgagagttaaggaatagtgagtgcacctgtgtctgcgcaaatgctcgtgcactataatatgtcctgcgtagttggctaatctccttacatgagaacagccgccgtagccgataatcggctgggaggacatcatcatcatcatcttataGGCGGGAAAGGGAGGTTTTAGTCTTCATTCTTTCTACtaatacatgttaaaataatCACTCACCTTTGCTACTTTACCATTTGacagaatattttgttattacattactgttgttatttatataaactttaataaaaacaaaaccaaaatatttacctaactACGAGTGAAATAATTTACCGAtatctttgaaataaaacaagaacgattctaatgaaaaataaaaaacttttttacaaaaaaattaaaccgacttccaaaaacagtaaaaagcaaaaaataataataattttaggtgcatcggcctagaagtcggtgactaatggatgttactggatgttactaagttaattttgccaccgacttctaggccgatgcacctaaaattattttttttttgctttttagtgtttttggaagtcggtttaatttttttgaaaagcACACAGCTttttacagctttttagtgatacgaatagttgtcactatccatataagtggaaagttcttatcaatacaaagaatataagcccaaatacgaggtattttgcgCTAAGTCGTGTCAGAAGTATAGAAGGTATAGTTTTGTCAGATTTGGATGCCAACAAGTTACTTAATCGACCACACGACGACAGGGCGTTGGCAGAAATAACGAGGTTAAGAAATCTTCCTTCCAATACTTAaacgtcggtaaacatttccatttAGAATATCCATAACTGTTTTTCGTCTTCACTGTCGAATCTGCAATAttacccatctcagcttaaagtgtacatcaatacgaataaaatacgcccaaacactatgtagctgctatcgaccattaaggagttccctaaactgtactgcacctgcatcactgaccttgctgtggcagtcataacccatctcagcttaaagttcttgttaccacgaataaaataaacccaaacattatgtagctgctatcaaccattaaagagttccctaaactgtactgcatCTGCATCT
The window above is part of the Helicoverpa zea isolate HzStark_Cry1AcR chromosome 14, ilHelZeax1.1, whole genome shotgun sequence genome. Proteins encoded here:
- the LOC124636567 gene encoding endothelin-converting enzyme 2-like isoform X2, translating into MNAWSGEEGDVMGPTVTRAGSAKPNTPPLKNGNDLRESGYLIAVGSRTSRFRRKYKKRIPFLVIIIIFILLLLAFIIISILYALAIHRKPVRTCRSRECLRSAANLALSMDLNADPCENFYQFVCGNWGSDHPRPDAYRSYDWFRDKQTKVYSIVRDFLNRNSSHQPKPVLQAKDMYRACMNTKELDKRGLKPVITILESLGLPPFPTFINVTEDFDYSAYTFDWLETVIKVKTQIGMDVLIGFDIYTDPKNSSVYRLIMGSPETTNPFPSTHTERKRHRRHFNDLKSYIKEATDFLSKMEHKSSKSDEEDEKVAEILKIFYAELMKLFVLEADGLKSSKLSEIELDQNVILAASEYFETNRDLYDLETDNTTSELESSDDAGYLIIPDYTVDEIQAHTDAVVESNNGTASPIWKKYLEGLFNISNTVLDFETDKILVSEPDLRYMSLMAAYVSKTPPVVLELYIWVKVVEVMSVHTTTELRNLFQRAYEQSHADDSVPPRSLHCANAVNDMMGMAVSYGIADRHFINVTKPKVITMIEELKDSLAHLVGQARWMDDNTKIATYQKIIEMKSLIGFPDWLLEEGKLDEYYEGIEIDSDKHLENLIKINQVKTRNVLNRFRGVNNFSWATDPTEVNAYHTFQENTITVPMVMLQHPFYDLGLDSLNYGSLGTVLGHEITHGFDNFGRQFDKNGNMLPWWSNSTIDSFVNMTQCFVDQYSSYYVPELDDHIDGKQTLGENIADNGGLREALAALKHHLKRRGPEPKLPGFEKLTPEQLFFLSYGNLWCGVSTRDSLKADLEDEHSPQQFRARGALQNSAEFARAWDCPPGSKMNPSKRCIIF
- the LOC124636567 gene encoding endothelin-converting enzyme 2-like isoform X1 — encoded protein: MFITLLDTESHRIFIWTADIFVGAGSAKPNTPPLKNGNDLRESGYLIAVGSRTSRFRRKYKKRIPFLVIIIIFILLLLAFIIISILYALAIHRKPVRTCRSRECLRSAANLALSMDLNADPCENFYQFVCGNWGSDHPRPDAYRSYDWFRDKQTKVYSIVRDFLNRNSSHQPKPVLQAKDMYRACMNTKELDKRGLKPVITILESLGLPPFPTFINVTEDFDYSAYTFDWLETVIKVKTQIGMDVLIGFDIYTDPKNSSVYRLIMGSPETTNPFPSTHTERKRHRRHFNDLKSYIKEATDFLSKMEHKSSKSDEEDEKVAEILKIFYAELMKLFVLEADGLKSSKLSEIELDQNVILAASEYFETNRDLYDLETDNTTSELESSDDAGYLIIPDYTVDEIQAHTDAVVESNNGTASPIWKKYLEGLFNISNTVLDFETDKILVSEPDLRYMSLMAAYVSKTPPVVLELYIWVKVVEVMSVHTTTELRNLFQRAYEQSHADDSVPPRSLHCANAVNDMMGMAVSYGIADRHFINVTKPKVITMIEELKDSLAHLVGQARWMDDNTKIATYQKIIEMKSLIGFPDWLLEEGKLDEYYEGIEIDSDKHLENLIKINQVKTRNVLNRFRGVNNFSWATDPTEVNAYHTFQENTITVPMVMLQHPFYDLGLDSLNYGSLGTVLGHEITHGFDNFGRQFDKNGNMLPWWSNSTIDSFVNMTQCFVDQYSSYYVPELDDHIDGKQTLGENIADNGGLREALAALKHHLKRRGPEPKLPGFEKLTPEQLFFLSYGNLWCGVSTRDSLKADLEDEHSPQQFRARGALQNSAEFARAWDCPPGSKMNPSKRCIIF
- the LOC124636567 gene encoding membrane metallo-endopeptidase-like 1 isoform X3, which translates into the protein MDLNADPCENFYQFVCGNWGSDHPRPDAYRSYDWFRDKQTKVYSIVRDFLNRNSSHQPKPVLQAKDMYRACMNTKELDKRGLKPVITILESLGLPPFPTFINVTEDFDYSAYTFDWLETVIKVKTQIGMDVLIGFDIYTDPKNSSVYRLIMGSPETTNPFPSTHTERKRHRRHFNDLKSYIKEATDFLSKMEHKSSKSDEEDEKVAEILKIFYAELMKLFVLEADGLKSSKLSEIELDQNVILAASEYFETNRDLYDLETDNTTSELESSDDAGYLIIPDYTVDEIQAHTDAVVESNNGTASPIWKKYLEGLFNISNTVLDFETDKILVSEPDLRYMSLMAAYVSKTPPVVLELYIWVKVVEVMSVHTTTELRNLFQRAYEQSHADDSVPPRSLHCANAVNDMMGMAVSYGIADRHFINVTKPKVITMIEELKDSLAHLVGQARWMDDNTKIATYQKIIEMKSLIGFPDWLLEEGKLDEYYEGIEIDSDKHLENLIKINQVKTRNVLNRFRGVNNFSWATDPTEVNAYHTFQENTITVPMVMLQHPFYDLGLDSLNYGSLGTVLGHEITHGFDNFGRQFDKNGNMLPWWSNSTIDSFVNMTQCFVDQYSSYYVPELDDHIDGKQTLGENIADNGGLREALAALKHHLKRRGPEPKLPGFEKLTPEQLFFLSYGNLWCGVSTRDSLKADLEDEHSPQQFRARGALQNSAEFARAWDCPPGSKMNPSKRCIIF